In Natronococcus sp. AD-5, the genomic window CGAAACCCGCCTCGACACCAGTCACGGAATGCGCCGGACCGAGGTGCTGTGTGCGAACTGCGGCGGCCACCTCGGTCACGTGTTCGAGGACGGCCCGGAGCCGACTGGCAAGCGCTACTGTATCAACTCCGCCGCGCTCGAGTTCGACGAGGAGTGAGCCCGTCGATCTGACGCGAATGCAGGCACTACCCTTTTCGACGAAAACGGCACACCATCGTCTATGTCCAACGAACGACCGACCGCCGACGAACTGCGACAGGGACTCACCGTCGAGATCGTCCAGGGCGATCAGAACGTCCAGTCCGAGGACAAGGAGCCGATCATCGGCGAGGTCGCGACGGTCTACGAGGACGACCCGAACGGACCGAAAGTCGAGCTGAAAAACGGCGTCGTCGGCCACGTCCAGTCCGTGGTCCACGACGAGTAGCGGGCGCCGCAACCGCAGCCGTCGACGCCCAGCACCGAACCCCGTTCCATCGCCGGCCGAATCGATTTCCTCGACGATAGCGATACTCCGCCATGAGCAGGTCACATTGGCTCGAGTTGGCCAGCGACGTCACGGCCGTCGCTCGAGAGCGGCAACTCAGCGTCAAATCCGCGGGGCTGGCCTACCACGCGTTCAACACGCTCGTCCCGCTCGTCATCCTCGTCCTCGTCGGTGCGACGCTCGTCGACGCACTCGAGCCGATCCTCCGGGCGCTCGAGTCGGCGACCGGCCTCGAGGGAGCGGTGACCGAAGACGGAATCGAGGAGGCAGCCGGAACCGCCGGCGATCGGGTGCGAGCGGCGTCGCTCGCGCTCGTGATCCTGCTGTGGAGCGCGGCCCGACTGTTCCAGGCGGTTAACAGCGCATTTACCGACGTGTACGACTCCCGGGACGACCAGTCCTACGTGGGTAACGTCGTCACCGTGACCGCCGTGACCGTCGTCAACGCCGTGCTCCTGACGGCGACGTTCGCGCTCGGAGTCGCCCTGGTGAGCGTCGTCGGCGTGAGCCTCCCGGTGCGGGCCGGCGGAATGCCGGCGGCCGTCGGGAGCGCCGTCGTTCTCGCCGCGGTCCTTCCGGGCGTGTTCTTCCCGATGTACTACCTGTTTCCGCAAGCCGACGTCTCGGCGGCCGAGGTGCTCCCCGGAACGGCGTTCGCCGCGCTCTCGTGGACGATCCTCGGCGCCGGGTTTCGTCTCTACGTCGTCACCTCCGAGAGCGTCGCGCTCTTCGGCGTCGCCGGCGCGATCCTGTTGATCCTGACGTGGGTCTACCTCGGCGGCCTCTGTCTGCTCCTGGGAGCCGTTTTCAACGCGGTTCTGGCCGACCGCGTCGATCCCGAAGAGGAGTGGGCACCGATGCGAGAGGTGTGGCTGGAAGACGCCTGACCGTCGCGTCGAGAACGCGGCGGAGCGGGCAGACCCGGACTAGCTGTCCGCGTCTTCGGGAACGATCCGAATGCTGCCGATTTCGGTCTCCTCGCCGATAGTAGCCGTCCACTCGTAGTAGCCCGCGCCGAGCTCCTCGACGGTGTAGACGTACCGAGATTCGCGGGGCTCCAGTTCGAGCGGAATCGTCTCCCTCTCGTCGCCGATTTCGAAGAGTAACTCCGTTTCGACGGCGTCGTAGTGGTAGTTCACCACGGTCGCGTCGAACCCGATCGGAATCGTCTCCCGGGGATCCTCGACGTGAACGACCGCCTCCCCGTCCTCGCGGTTCCAGCTGTGAACCGCGAGGTGGAACCCCTCGTTGCTGCCCTCGTAGCCGTCGTCGGCCTCGACCGTCAGCGCGCCGACCACCGTCTCGTCGCCGGCCATCACGGTCCACTCGTGTTTGCCCAGGCCGAGACTTCGGGGATCGAACGACTGTCGGACGCTCCCGCTCTCGCCCGGGTCGAGCTCGAGGACGTCGAGTTCCTCGTCGAAGTGCGCGATTTCGAGGAAAATAGGCACCGAGACCGGTTCGTCGCCGCAATTCCGTACCGATATTTGAACGGCCGTGTTCCCCAGATCGACGTGCGTCACCTCGTCCGCGTGCACGTCGAGTTCGAGTTCCTGGTCGCCCGTATCGTCCGCCCCGGCCGCGCCGCGCGAGGCGAGAACGCCGCCGGGCAGCAGCGTCGCGCTGCCCGCGATCACCGATCGCCTGTTTTGTTTTCCCATGCCGCGCCCATTTTTGCCCGCCCGTATTTCTCTATCACTTTCACAATAATGGTGAGTATAACGGACGAACGGAATCGAAAGAGAGAGCGTCCGCCGTTCCGATCGCTGGTCTCGGTCGGTCCGAGTACGCCCGCGATCGTACGAATCACCGGCACCGGCGACGCTCGGTGATGCCGGCGTCGAGCGCGAGACGCGGGGAGCGAACCGCTCGTTGGTCAGCAGACGACCAGCGTGCCGGTCTCGGTTTCCTCGTCGAGGGTAACGGTCCACTCGTATTTGCCTTCCTCGAGTTCGACCGTCTCGGAAAGGTACGTGGACTCGCGACCGTCCAGGTCGACGGTGATCGGCGCGCGTTCGTCGGCGATCTCGAACGTGCCGACCGCCGAAACGGGGTCGTCCCCGTGGTTGAAGATCGTCATGTTACAGCCGATTCGAGCGGTGGTATCGCCGTCCTGGATTCGGACGGTCGCGCCGTCGATGAGGTGCACCGTCAACTCGAGATCGTCACGGTTCTCGTCGTAGTCGTCGGTGGATTCGACGCTCACCGTGCCGGTTTCGACCGCGTCGCCGGCGGTAACGGTCCAGTCGTGGTCGCCAGAACCGAGGGTTCTGGCCTCGAGACTCGCGTACGCGTCCCCGCTCTCGCCCGGATCCAACTCGAGGGTTTCGAGTGC contains:
- a CDS encoding YihY/virulence factor BrkB family protein — its product is MSRSHWLELASDVTAVARERQLSVKSAGLAYHAFNTLVPLVILVLVGATLVDALEPILRALESATGLEGAVTEDGIEEAAGTAGDRVRAASLALVILLWSAARLFQAVNSAFTDVYDSRDDQSYVGNVVTVTAVTVVNAVLLTATFALGVALVSVVGVSLPVRAGGMPAAVGSAVVLAAVLPGVFFPMYYLFPQADVSAAEVLPGTAFAALSWTILGAGFRLYVVTSESVALFGVAGAILLILTWVYLGGLCLLLGAVFNAVLADRVDPEEEWAPMREVWLEDA
- a CDS encoding DUF2196 domain-containing protein, whose amino-acid sequence is MSNERPTADELRQGLTVEIVQGDQNVQSEDKEPIIGEVATVYEDDPNGPKVELKNGVVGHVQSVVHDE